Proteins encoded in a region of the Diospyros lotus cultivar Yz01 chromosome 9, ASM1463336v1, whole genome shotgun sequence genome:
- the LOC127810409 gene encoding uncharacterized protein LOC127810409 isoform X3 has product MWSFLYCACRFYAGFGNDLNYRREGDSWAKNEVNAFLDVILSWKAARSMSNSGQPSSIFSSDVSKKVLSVFITAATLKVGQVLPQSTYSSLPPPLVAAAASAFGCRRLQLDWASPPGPLLPDSPQRRYI; this is encoded by the exons GCTTCGGAAATGATTTAAACTATCGCAGGGAGGGGGATTCTTGGGCAAAAAATGAAGTCAATG CTTTCCTTGATGTTATCCTTAGCTGGAAAGCGGCGAGGAGTATGTCAAA TTCGGGCCAACCTAGCTCAATCTTCAGTTCTGATGTTTCCAAGAAAGTGCTTTCTGTCTTTATCACCGCTGCCACACTGAAAGTTGGGCAAG TACTCCCGCAATCGACCTATTCGTCGTTGCCTCCGCCTTTGGTTGCCGCCGCTGCCTCCGCCTTCGGTTGCCGCCGCCTCCAGCTCGATTGGGCTTCCCCTCCGGGTCCACTGCTGCCAGATTCGCCTCAAAgaag gtacatttga
- the LOC127810409 gene encoding uncharacterized protein LOC127810409 isoform X2 translates to MWSFLYCACRFYAGFGNDLNYRREGDSWAKNEVNAFLDVILSWKAARSMSNSGQPSSIFSSDVSKKVLSVFITAATLKVGQVLPQSTYSSLPPPLVAAAASAFGCRRLQLDWASPPGPLLPDSPQRRIK, encoded by the exons GCTTCGGAAATGATTTAAACTATCGCAGGGAGGGGGATTCTTGGGCAAAAAATGAAGTCAATG CTTTCCTTGATGTTATCCTTAGCTGGAAAGCGGCGAGGAGTATGTCAAA TTCGGGCCAACCTAGCTCAATCTTCAGTTCTGATGTTTCCAAGAAAGTGCTTTCTGTCTTTATCACCGCTGCCACACTGAAAGTTGGGCAAG TACTCCCGCAATCGACCTATTCGTCGTTGCCTCCGCCTTTGGTTGCCGCCGCTGCCTCCGCCTTCGGTTGCCGCCGCCTCCAGCTCGATTGGGCTTCCCCTCCGGGTCCACTGCTGCCAGATTCGCCTCAAAgaag GATCAAATGA
- the LOC127810409 gene encoding uncharacterized protein LOC127810409 isoform X1 has protein sequence MWSFLYCACRFYAGFGNDLNYRREGDSWAKNEVNAFLDVILSWKAARSMSNSGQPSSIFSSDVSKKVLSVFITAATLKVGQVLPQSTYSSLPPPLVAAAASAFGCRRLQLDWASPPGPLLPDSPQRRFGLILASLPTLLVNLSKF, from the exons GCTTCGGAAATGATTTAAACTATCGCAGGGAGGGGGATTCTTGGGCAAAAAATGAAGTCAATG CTTTCCTTGATGTTATCCTTAGCTGGAAAGCGGCGAGGAGTATGTCAAA TTCGGGCCAACCTAGCTCAATCTTCAGTTCTGATGTTTCCAAGAAAGTGCTTTCTGTCTTTATCACCGCTGCCACACTGAAAGTTGGGCAAG TACTCCCGCAATCGACCTATTCGTCGTTGCCTCCGCCTTTGGTTGCCGCCGCTGCCTCCGCCTTCGGTTGCCGCCGCCTCCAGCTCGATTGGGCTTCCCCTCCGGGTCCACTGCTGCCAGATTCGCCTCAAAgaag GTTTGGGCTAATTTTAGCATCTCTTCCCACCTTGTTGGTTAATCTGAGCAAATTTTAG